The segment AGCGTCGTGAACTCACGATCGGGATACCGGTTGACCTGCTGAAGGGCGACGGCGATATCGTCGAGGATCTCGTCTGCCACCGCATCCGGCACCGGATGCGTGTTCTCGTTGACGTTGAGCGCCACCGGAAGCGGTGCCTGGGGTGCGCCGTAGGGCTGCAGACCGCGGAGATCGTCTCTGAGCGGGAGGTCGTCGAGAGAGACGGCCGCTCTGTCGGTGTCAGTCACGCTGCCAGTCTAAAGTGTGACGTCAGGACGCGTACTCGGCCGGGATGGCCAGCTCCTGACCCACTTCAAGGGCACCGGCGCGCAGCAGGTTGAGGCGCACCATCGCGTCGATGACGTCACGGGGATCGGCGGTTGGCGCGACCTCGGCCGCGATCGACCACAGCGAGTCGCCCGGCATCACCACGACCGTCTCGAAGGATGATCCGCCGACGGCGGAGTCCCCCGATGCCAGGGCCGACCCTCCGCTCAGCACGGCGAACGCCAGGCCTGCGGCGAGGGGCAGAGCGACGACGACGGCGAGCAGGCGGCGACCACGTGCTGTCAGCCGCAGACGCGTGTTCGACGTCGTCGAGGGACGGGAGAGAGCAGGACGCGAGGGCAGCGAACGAGCCGGCCGGAGTGCCGGGGCGAGGGTGACGGTGCTCATGTGTTCTGCTCCTTCTGACGGTTCCGATTCGATGATCGAAGCTGAAGACGATCGATATTTCTGAACGATTCGATGCTCGATCACTTCTGGATGTGAAGCTCTGTACCGAAACTAGCTTCGATTCGAACATCTGTCAAGATCTCTTCGATGAAGTCGCGGGGAAGAACACGACACGCTCGAACAGATCTTCCGAATCCGCCTGTTTCTCGGATACGGTTTCGATATCGATAGCCCACCACGGGCCACCGACATTCGAATCCCCAGGACGTCAGCCCACCCGGAGGAGCAGCCATGAGCGACGCCGCCACACCCGATATCGAGGCCCCGCGCACCCGTCGGCGCAAGAGCCTGAGCGCCAAGCAGATGGCCATCCTCGAGGTGATCCAGCGTTCGATCGCGCAACACGGCTATCCGCCGAGCATGCGCGAGATCGGCGATGCGGTGGGCCTCAAGTCGCTCTCGAGCGTCACCCACCAGCTGGGCCAGCTCGAGCTCAGCGGCTACCTGCGGCGCGATCCGGGCAAGACGCGTGCCATGGAGGTGCTCATCGACCTGCCGGGCACCTCCACCGAGAATCCGGCCGACACCGCGCCGTCGGTGGGCGACGCCGCTCTCGTCCCGCTCGTGGGGAGAATCGCGGCGGGCGTGCCGATCACGGCCGAGCAGCAGATCGAAGAGATCTTCCCGCTCCCCCGCCAGCTCGTCGGCAAGGGCGAGCTGTTCATGCTCAAGGTCACCGGCGAATCGATGATCGATGCGGCCATCTGCGACGGCGACTGGGTCGTCGTCCGCGCGCAGAGCACGGCGGAGAACGGCGAGATCGTGGCGGCCATGCTCGACGGCGAGGCCACGGTCAAGACCTTCCGTCAGCGCGACGGACACACGTGGCTGCTCCCCCGCAACTCCGCCTTCGAGCCCATCCCCGGCGACGACGCCGTGGTGCTCGGCCGTGTCGTGGCGGTGCTGCGCACCGTCTGACCTCCACGCCCCTTCGACACCGAATCCCCGCAGTCCGATCGACTGCGGGGATTCGTCTTTCCGCGGGTCAGGCCGTTCCGCGGGTCAGACCGTGGCGGAGACCTCGTCGCGCACGGTGCGGGCGGCCTCGACGATGTTCGCCAGTGAGGCGTTCGTCTCTTCGTATCCGCGGGTCTTCAGCCCGCAGTCGGGATTGACCCACAACTGACGCAGCGGGATCTCCTCGACGGCGCGGCGCAGAAGCGACTCCACCTCCGCGGCGCTCGGCACCCGCGGCGAGTGGATGTCGTACACGCCGGGCCCGATGCCGTGGTCGAAGCCGGAGGCCGCGACGTCGGTGACCACCTCCATCCGGCTGCGCGCCGCCTCGATCGAGGTGACGTCGGCGTCGAGCGCCCGGATGGCGTCGATGACGACGCCGAACTCGGAGTAGCAGAGGTGCGTGTGGATCTGCGTCGCCGTCTCGGCGGCCGCCGTGGCGAGACGGAACGAGTCGACCGACCACTGCAGGTACGCGGGCTGATCGGCCTTCTTCAGCGGCAGCAGCTCGCGCAGCGCCGGCTCGTCGACCTGGATCACGCCGATGCCGGCGGCCTCGAGGTCGGCGATCTCGTCGCGCAGCGCGAGGGCGACCTGATCGGCCGTCTCGCCCAGCGGCTGGTCATCGCGCACGAACGACCACGCGAGGATCGTGACGGGACCGGTGAGCATGCCCTTGACCGGCTTGGACGTCAGCGACTGCGCGAACGACGACCAAGCCACGGTGATCGGCGCCGGGCGCGACACATCGCCCCACAGGATCGACGGGCGCGTCGCGCGGGAGCCGTACGACTGCACCCAGCCGTTCTCGGTGACCTCGAACCCGTCGAGGTTCTCGGCGAAGTACTGCACCATGTCATTGCGCTCGGGCTCGCCGTGCACGAGCACATCCAGTCCCAGCTGCTCCTGGAGCGCGACGACGCGTGAGATCTCCTCGCGCAGAAAACCCTCGTACTCGTCGGAGGTGATCTCCCCGCGCGTGAAGCGGGCGCGCGCGCGCCTGATGTCGCCGGTCTGCGGGAAGGAGCCGATCGTCGTCAGCGGCAGGGCCGGAAGAGCGAGCGCCTCGTCCTGTGCGGCCACGCGCAGCGAGTAGTCCTCACGGGTGTAGTCGGCCTCCTGCAGCGCGGCCGTGCGCGCACGCACCGCGCCGTCGCGCACGCCGGGAGCATCCACGCGGTCGGCGAGCGCCGCCGACGCCGCGTCGAGCGCATCCTCGATCGCGTCACGCCCTTCTGCGAGACCCTTCGCGAGGGTGACCACCTGGGCGGTCTTCTGGTCGGCGAACGCGAGCCAGGACACGAGGCGAGCGTCGAGCTTCGACTCGTCGTCGACGTCGTGCGGTACGTGCAGCAGCGATGTCGAGGTCGAGGCCGCGACGCCCCCCGCCCCGACCTCGCGCAGCGACTGAAGCGCGTCGAAAGCACCCGAGAGGTCGCCCCGCCAGATGTTGTGACCGTCGACGACGCCGCCCACGATGGTCTTGTCGGCAAGACCCGCGACGGCGTCGGGGACCGTACCGCGCACGAGATCGATCCCGATCGCCTCGATCGGCGCGGCGGCGAGCACCTCGAGGTTCGCACCGAGTGCGGCGTAGGGAGCCGCGACGAAGATCGACGGTCGCGGCGTCGCCCCGCCCAGCACGGCGTAGGCGCGGGCGGCGGCCGCCCCGAGCTCGGCGGTCGAGGCGGGCAGCGACTCGCTGACCAGCGCCGGTTCGTCGAGCTGCACCCACTCCGCACCCGCCGCGGCGAGGCGCGACAGCAGTTCGACGTAGACGGGGAGCAGGTCGTCCAGCCGCGAGAGCGGATCGAAGCCCTCGGGCGCCTCGTCGGCGGCCTTGGACAGCGCGAGCAGAGTGACCGGGCCCACGACCACGGGACGCGTGACATAGCCGGCGGCCACGGCCTCCTCCACCTGGCGCACGATGCGGTCGCTCGAGAGCGAGAAGACGGTGTCCGGCCCGATCTCGGGCACGAGGTAGTGATAGTTCGAGTCGAACCACTTGGTCATCTCCAGCGGCGCGCGATCGCCCTCGCCGCGCGCGATGGTGAAGTAGGCCGGCAGGCCGATCCCGCCATCGGCGTCGCGGAGGCCCTCGAAGCGCGTCGGGATCGCCCCGACCGTCACCGCGGCGTCGAGCACCTGGTCGTAGAACGAGAAGGACTCCGGGATCGCCGAGTCGGCGCGGCCGAGGCCCAGGCCGGCCAGCCGCTCGCGGACGTCGGCGCGCAGCGCCGCGGCACCTGCCTCCAGCTCCCCCTCGTCGATACGCCCTGCCCAGAACGCCTCGACGGCCTTCTTCAGCTCGCGGCGTCGTCCGATGCGGGGGTAGCCGAGGATCGTCCCCTGGGGAAACGCGGTCATGTCGGTCCTCTTTCTGGTGCTTCTGGTGCGGTCTGTCGGATGCGGATGCTCTGGTGTCGGCGCCGGGCGTCAGTGGACGGCCGTTCGCTGAAGGATCCCCGCCTCCGCGAGCACGCGGAGGACGGTGGTGTGCTGGTTGAAGGCGTACAGGTGCACGCCGGGGGCGCCGCCCTCGACGACGCGCCGCACGAGCTCGGCCGCCCAGGCGATACCGATCTCGGCGCGCCCCTCTGCCGTGGGCTCCACCTCGAGCGCGACGGCGAGCTCGCCGGGCAGATCTTCGCCCGTGAGCTCGAGCACCCTGGCCAGGCGGGCCGGAGAGGTGATGGGCATGATGCCGGGAAGGATCGGGATGGTGACCCCGGCCACGCGGGCGCGCTCGACGAAGGCGAGGTAGTCGTCGGCGTGGAAGAACAGCTGGGTGATCGCCTGGGTGGCGCCTGCGGCCTGCTTGGCGAGCAGCGACTCGACGTCCTGCGTGCGATGCGTCGAACGCGGATGCCCCTTCGGGAAGGCGGCGACCGCGATGCTCACCCTGCGCCGCGGCGAGACGCGCACGGCACCCGGTGCCCCGGGCACGGCCTGCTCCTCGTACGGGGCGCGCTCGGCCTGCACCCGGTCGATGAGCTGCACGAGCTGCGCCGCACTCTCCAAGTCGCCGAGAAACGGCTCGTCCGAGCCGAATGGCGGGTCGCCGCGGAGGGCGAGGAAGCTGAGGATGCCGGCGTCGAGGAACTCGCGGATGAGGGTCGTCGCCCCGGCATAGGTGTTGCCCACGCAGGTGAGGTGGGCGAGCGGCTCGACGTCGGTATGCTCGCGGATGAACCGCAGCACCTCGAGGGAGCGGCCGCCCGTGGATCCGCCGGCGCCGTAGGTGACGGACAGGAAGCGGGGCCCCGCCGCAGCGAGAGTGCGCACCGTCTCGTGCAGCGCCTGCGTGGAGGACTCCGTGCGCGGCGGGTAGAGCTCGAAGGAGAACGGGACGGTCGAGTCCGCACGACCGGCATCGGCGATGCGGGGCGGATCGACGGGCATTTCTCTCCTCGATGGCAGTCGGACGGGCGGCCGCGCAGACCCGGACCTCGGTCGACCGGGTGCTCGCGGAGCGGATGCCGGGCTCGGCTGTCGCACCGCACCCGACACGGGCGGGCGCTCCCCCGACGGTACGCCAGTGCCCGCCGCGCACGCATCCTGTGTGACGTCGTGTGTCATGCGGCCTAGGCTCGCTCTATGCCCGTTTCGCCCTACGGATCCTGGCCCTCGCCGATCTCGGCCGCCGACCTCGCCGTCTCGGGCGCACGGCTGGACGGCGCCCGCTTCGCCGCGAACGGCATCCACTGGGGCGAATCGGTCGCGCAGGAGAAGGGGCGCATGAGCGTGCGCCGCATGGACGAGAACGGCGCGATCCACGAGGTGCTCCGCGCGCCGTGGAGCACCCGCTCCCGCGTGCACGAGTACGGCGGGGGGTCGTGGACCGTTGCCGACGACGGCACCCTGTTCTTCGTCGACGCCGAGGATCAGCGTGTCAGGCGTCTGGATCCGGGCGCCCGGGAGCCCATCGCCCTCACCGCCGTCGGCCCGCGCTACGGCGGGCTCGCTCTGCAGCATGGGCGCCTGCTCGCCGTGCGCGAAGACCTGCGCCCCGACCCGCATCGGCGAGCGATCGTCATCGTCCCGCAAGACGGCTCCGCGGCCGACGACGATGCCGCGTTGACCGTGATCGTGCAGGGCAGCGCGTTCTGGGCGCACCCCGCGCTCTCCCCCGACGGCACGCGCGTCGCGTGCGTGGAGTGGAGCGGACGGCGGATGCCGTGGGAGTCGGCGAGACTGCTGCTCGCTGCCGTCGGCGACGATGCGAGCGCGGTCCTGGAGACGCGCGCCGCGCTGCAGCCCGAGTGGGTCGATGACCGCACCCTGCTGTACGCCGACGACCCGACGGGGCGCTGGAACCTGCAGCGCGTCGCGGTGGACGGGCTCTCCCCGCGCGGAGACGCGCGTCCCGTAGCCCCCGCCGATGCCGACACGGGCGGCGGACTGTGGGTGCTGGGCCAGCGTTGGTACCGGCCGCTGGCCGACGGCCGTGTCGTCGCGGTGCGCACGAACGGCGCCGACGAGCTGGTCGTCCTCTCGCCGGACGGCGAGGAGCGGTCCCTGCCTGTGCCGTTCACCGCCGACCTCAGCATCGAGGATGCGCGCACGGATGCCGCCGGAACACGGGTGCTCGTGACCGGACAGGGCGATCAGGTCACGCCAGGACTGTGGATCGTCGACATCGACGACGACGTGGTCGTGGCCCTGCGCGGCGGCGACGCCGCTGATCCGGCATGGATCCCCCCGGCGCGGAGGATGACCTTCCCCGGTCCGCGGGGCCCGGTGCACGCGTTCGACCATCCGCCGGCCAACCCCGACGCCTCCGCACCGGAGGGCGAGCTGCCGCCCTACATCGTCTCGGTGCACGGCGGGCCGACCGCGCACGTCTCCGGCGCCGTGGCACTGTGGATCGCCCATCTCACCAGTCGCGGCATCGGCGTGCTCGAGGTGAACTACGGCGGCTCCAGCGGTTACGGGCGCGCGTACCGCGAACGCCTGGACAGGCAGTGGGGCATCGTCGACGTCGACGACGTCATCGCCGCCGCACGCGGCCTCGTCGACGAGGGCATCGCCGATCCGCGGCGGCTTGCGATTCGCGGCGGCTCGGCCGGCGGCTGGACCGTGCTGTCGGCCCTCGTGCGCGGCGGTGTGTTCGCCGCGGGGATCAGCCGCTACGGCGTGAGCGACCTGCGCACGCTCGCCGAAGACACCCACGACTTCGAGCGCTACTACCTCGACGGCCTCGTCGGCCCCCTCCCCGATGCCGAAGCGGTGTACATCGAGCGCTCACCGCTCACGCACGCCGAACGCATCGACGTGCCCGTGCTCATCCTGCAAGGCGAAGACGATCGTGTCGTGCCGCCCGCGCAGTCCGAGGCGATCCGCGACGCCCTCGCCGCCCGCGGCGTGCCGCACGAATACCTGCTCTTCCCCGGCGAGGGGCACGGCTTCCGACAGGCGGAGACGGTGATCGCCGCCGCCGAGGCGGAGCTTGCCTTCCTCGGCCGGGTCTTCCGCTTCACGCCCGCGCCTGACGCCGCGCCCTGAGTCGTGGCCCCGATCCGTATCGGCTATTCGCCCATCCGGTTGCGGGTGCGCATGGCGCGCTCCGCCTCGCGCGTGTCCTGGCGCTCGCGCAGGGTCTGGCGCTTGTCGTACTCGCGCTTGCCCTTCGCCAGGGCGATCTCGACCTTGGCACGACCGTCGGAGAAGTAGAGCTTCAGCGGGATGAGCGTGTAGCCGCCCGCCTGCACGGCGTGGGCGAGCTTGAGGATCTCGTCCTTGTGCAGCAGCAGCTTGCGCTCGCGCTTGGCGGCG is part of the Microbacterium pseudoresistens genome and harbors:
- a CDS encoding LysM peptidoglycan-binding domain-containing protein, with the translated sequence MSTVTLAPALRPARSLPSRPALSRPSTTSNTRLRLTARGRRLLAVVVALPLAAGLAFAVLSGGSALASGDSAVGGSSFETVVVMPGDSLWSIAAEVAPTADPRDVIDAMVRLNLLRAGALEVGQELAIPAEYAS
- the lexA gene encoding transcriptional repressor LexA: MSDAATPDIEAPRTRRRKSLSAKQMAILEVIQRSIAQHGYPPSMREIGDAVGLKSLSSVTHQLGQLELSGYLRRDPGKTRAMEVLIDLPGTSTENPADTAPSVGDAALVPLVGRIAAGVPITAEQQIEEIFPLPRQLVGKGELFMLKVTGESMIDAAICDGDWVVVRAQSTAENGEIVAAMLDGEATVKTFRQRDGHTWLLPRNSAFEPIPGDDAVVLGRVVAVLRTV
- the metE gene encoding 5-methyltetrahydropteroyltriglutamate--homocysteine S-methyltransferase → MTAFPQGTILGYPRIGRRRELKKAVEAFWAGRIDEGELEAGAAALRADVRERLAGLGLGRADSAIPESFSFYDQVLDAAVTVGAIPTRFEGLRDADGGIGLPAYFTIARGEGDRAPLEMTKWFDSNYHYLVPEIGPDTVFSLSSDRIVRQVEEAVAAGYVTRPVVVGPVTLLALSKAADEAPEGFDPLSRLDDLLPVYVELLSRLAAAGAEWVQLDEPALVSESLPASTAELGAAAARAYAVLGGATPRPSIFVAAPYAALGANLEVLAAAPIEAIGIDLVRGTVPDAVAGLADKTIVGGVVDGHNIWRGDLSGAFDALQSLREVGAGGVAASTSTSLLHVPHDVDDESKLDARLVSWLAFADQKTAQVVTLAKGLAEGRDAIEDALDAASAALADRVDAPGVRDGAVRARTAALQEADYTREDYSLRVAAQDEALALPALPLTTIGSFPQTGDIRRARARFTRGEITSDEYEGFLREEISRVVALQEQLGLDVLVHGEPERNDMVQYFAENLDGFEVTENGWVQSYGSRATRPSILWGDVSRPAPITVAWSSFAQSLTSKPVKGMLTGPVTILAWSFVRDDQPLGETADQVALALRDEIADLEAAGIGVIQVDEPALRELLPLKKADQPAYLQWSVDSFRLATAAAETATQIHTHLCYSEFGVVIDAIRALDADVTSIEAARSRMEVVTDVAASGFDHGIGPGVYDIHSPRVPSAAEVESLLRRAVEEIPLRQLWVNPDCGLKTRGYEETNASLANIVEAARTVRDEVSATV
- a CDS encoding methylenetetrahydrofolate reductase gives rise to the protein MPVDPPRIADAGRADSTVPFSFELYPPRTESSTQALHETVRTLAAAGPRFLSVTYGAGGSTGGRSLEVLRFIREHTDVEPLAHLTCVGNTYAGATTLIREFLDAGILSFLALRGDPPFGSDEPFLGDLESAAQLVQLIDRVQAERAPYEEQAVPGAPGAVRVSPRRRVSIAVAAFPKGHPRSTHRTQDVESLLAKQAAGATQAITQLFFHADDYLAFVERARVAGVTIPILPGIMPITSPARLARVLELTGEDLPGELAVALEVEPTAEGRAEIGIAWAAELVRRVVEGGAPGVHLYAFNQHTTVLRVLAEAGILQRTAVH
- a CDS encoding S9 family peptidase — encoded protein: MPVSPYGSWPSPISAADLAVSGARLDGARFAANGIHWGESVAQEKGRMSVRRMDENGAIHEVLRAPWSTRSRVHEYGGGSWTVADDGTLFFVDAEDQRVRRLDPGAREPIALTAVGPRYGGLALQHGRLLAVREDLRPDPHRRAIVIVPQDGSAADDDAALTVIVQGSAFWAHPALSPDGTRVACVEWSGRRMPWESARLLLAAVGDDASAVLETRAALQPEWVDDRTLLYADDPTGRWNLQRVAVDGLSPRGDARPVAPADADTGGGLWVLGQRWYRPLADGRVVAVRTNGADELVVLSPDGEERSLPVPFTADLSIEDARTDAAGTRVLVTGQGDQVTPGLWIVDIDDDVVVALRGGDAADPAWIPPARRMTFPGPRGPVHAFDHPPANPDASAPEGELPPYIVSVHGGPTAHVSGAVALWIAHLTSRGIGVLEVNYGGSSGYGRAYRERLDRQWGIVDVDDVIAAARGLVDEGIADPRRLAIRGGSAGGWTVLSALVRGGVFAAGISRYGVSDLRTLAEDTHDFERYYLDGLVGPLPDAEAVYIERSPLTHAERIDVPVLILQGEDDRVVPPAQSEAIRDALAARGVPHEYLLFPGEGHGFRQAETVIAAAEAELAFLGRVFRFTPAPDAAP
- the smpB gene encoding SsrA-binding protein SmpB; the encoded protein is MPRERGEKVVATNRRARHDYSIEKSYEAGLVLTGTEVKSLRQGRANLSDGYAFVRGNEAFLDAVHIPEYSQGHWTNHAAKRERKLLLHKDEILKLAHAVQAGGYTLIPLKLYFSDGRAKVEIALAKGKREYDKRQTLRERQDTREAERAMRTRNRMGE